A genome region from Vicia villosa cultivar HV-30 ecotype Madison, WI unplaced genomic scaffold, Vvil1.0 ctg.004641F_1_1, whole genome shotgun sequence includes the following:
- the LOC131642208 gene encoding tyrosyl-DNA phosphodiesterase 1-like, whose protein sequence is MSLSHSQIGYLIPLNQNFEEEKASTPKLAISDGTNIIGRNNLAVTDKRLSRKHLTITTSTDGTANLHVEGTNPVVVNSGNKRRKLNSKETVTISNGDVIELIPGHHLFKYHVLQKSSSGADKEARERGRNAVIQKCDKIAVTQKRGYSRSREEAIRDFHVPEDQIPCTFRLLRVQRLPPWANTSSVSISDVIQGDILVAILSNYMVDIDWLVPACPALSKVPHVLVLHGESDERVACMKISKPKNWILHKPPLPISFGTHHSKAMLLVYPRGVRVIVHTANLIYVDWNNKSQGLWMQDFPWKDQNSLSKGSGFENDLVEYLSALKWPEFSVNLPSLGNFSICPSFFKKFDYSDAMVRLIASVPGYHSGNGLKKWGHMKLRSVLQECTFDEEFKKSPLVYQFSSLGSLDEKWMIELASSMSAGLSEDKVPLGMGEPQIIWPTVEDVRCSIEGYAAGSAIPSPMKNVEKAFLKKYWAKWKASHTGRHHAMPHIKTFARYNNQNLAWFLLTSANLSKAAWGALQKNNSQLMIRSYELGVLFLPSVLKRRCGFSCTGHVKKSQDKCATQGTSETKKTKLVTLAAPTRDTIHSSSEVIIQLPVPYELPPLPYSSEDVPWSWDRRYFKKDDYGQVWPRM, encoded by the exons ATGTCTCTCTCCCACTCTCAAATCGGTTATTTGATTCCTCTGAATCAAAATTTCGAAGAAGAAAAAGCTTCAACTCCCAAGCTAGCTATCTCAGACGGCACAAATATCATCGGTCGGAACAACCTCGCCGTCACCGACAAGAGGCTCAGCCGCAAACACCTCACTATAACCACTTCTACCGATGGCACTGCAAATTTGCATGTG GAAGGGACGAATCCAGTTGTTGTTAATTCTGGAAATAAGAGAAGGAAGCTTAACTCCAAAGAAACGGTTACTATTTCTAATGGAGATGTAATTGAGCTCATTCCTGGTCACCACCTTTTTAAGTATCATGTATTGCAAAAATCTTCAAGTGGTGCAGACAAAGAAGCCCGT GAACGAGGAAGAAATGCAGTGATCCAAAAGTGTGACAAAATTGCAGTGACACAAAAGCGTGGTTATTCCCGGTCACGTGAGGAAGCTATTCGTGATTTCCATGTACCCGAAGATCAAATACCTTGCACCTTTCGACTTTTGCGTGTGCAAAGGTTACCACCTTGGGCTAATACTTCATCTGTTTCGATAAGCGATGTTATACAG GGGGATATTCTAGTTGCTATCCTTTCAAACTACATGGTAGACATTGACTGGTTGGTTCCTG CTTGTCCTGCACTCTCAAAAGTTCCCCACGTGCTTGTTCTTCATGGAGAGAGTGATGAGAGGGTGGCTTGCATGAAG ATAAGCAAACCTAAAAATTGGATTTTGCATAAACCGCCTCTTCCAATTTCATTTGGGACACACCATTCAAAGGCCATGCTTCTTGTATATCCTCGAGGAGTAAGAGTCATTGTACATACGGCAAACTTAATTTATGTAGATTGGAACAATAAAAGCCAAGGTCTATGGATGCAAGACTTTCCATGGAAAGATCAAAATAGTCTGAGCAAGGGATCtggatttgaaaatgatttggttgAATATCTCAGTGCACTGAAG TGGCCAGAATTCTCTGTTAATCTTCCATCCCTCGGAAACTTTAGCATATGTCCATCATTTTTCAAGAAGTTTGACTATAGTGATGCAATG GTTAGATTAATTGCATCTGTACCTGGATATCATTCTGGTAATGGTTTGAAAAAGTGGGGTCATATGAAGCTTCGTTCTGTGCTCCAAGAATGTACATTTGATGAAGAGTTTAAGAAATCCCCCCTTGTTTATCAG TTCTCCTCCCTTGGCTCTTTAGATGAAAAGTGGATGATTGAATTGGCATCATCAATGTCAGCAGGTCTCTCTGAAGATAAAGTACCCCTTGGCATGGGGGAGCCCCAAATAATATGGCCTACTGTAGAAGATGTCAGATGCTCAATAGAG GGTTATGCTGCTGGAAGTGCAATCCCAAGTCCTATGAAGAATGTAGAGAAagcatttttgaaaaagtattgGGCAAAATGGAAAGCAAGCCATACTGGTCGCCA CCATGCTATGCCACATATAAAGACTTTTGCTCGTTACAACAATCAGAATCTCGC TTGGTTCTTGTTAACTTCTGCAAATCTGAGCAAAGCTGCCTGGGGTGCTCTTCAGAAGAATAACAGTCAGTTGATGATTCGTTCGTATGAG CTGGGAGTGCTCTTTCTACCGTCAGTATTGAAACGCAGATGTGGATTTTCCTGTACCGGTCATGTTAAAAAATCTCAG GATAAATGCGCAACACAGGGAACATCTGAAACGAAGAAAACAAAGCTAGTAACCCTAGCTGCGCCGACAAGGGATACTATACATTCATCTTCAGAAGTTATCATCCAGTTACCTGTGCCTTATGAACTCCCTCCACTGCCATATTCTTCCGAAG ACGTGCCTTGGTCTTGGGACCGGCGATATTTTAAGAAAGATGATTATGGTCAGGTTTGGCCTCGGATGTAA